The region GTCAAGCTGCATTTTTtgcttactgatatggcaggGGACATTTTTTATCCACAGGTGTCAGTTACCTTGACCTCACAGAGCCCTAATATCACACTAAATATGGATACTTCCTCTAAATGATTATTCATACTTGCATACAAGATTAAATACACATAAATTCTTAAGCAAATCCACTCCTttacacatgtatttatttctctctctcagatATACACATCAACATACAAAATGAATAAGCACACTTTCACATTGCACAAAATATCCTTCAGGTCTAAATATATATACTCTGCCTGCACACatcgtcagtcatgtctgactctttgtgaccccagggactgtggcccgccaatctcctctgtccatggaattttccagggaagaatactggagtgggttgccatttcctactccaggggatctactcaacccagggattgaacccaagtctcctgtgtcttctacaatgccaggcagattctttaccactatactacctgggaagcccatacataatCTGACTAACAATAAACTACAGTAATACAGATAAATTTACACTTAGGTTATCTCAACACACATTCTTTTATGTACATTCAAATCCCATGTCTTTGGATTTGTGTGTACATGGGAGAAAGGAGAATTAGGGGTTAATGCTTCCAGCTTTAGTCTCCAGTCTCAGAGGAAGCCAGTGTGGGTAAGAGGCAGTGGGACCCAGGATGGATTCAGAGAATTAGTATCTGGGGGAAGGAAAAGGCTAGGCTTTCATAGGTTTTTAAATAGGCTCTAGCAGGTGGTCTCTGTTAAAAATCTGATTTCCAGAAGCCACGTAGAGTTACTTCTGGTCACATTGGAATTGATGAGTACCAAAGCAGATCTCACAGTGAGGGGTCCCCAGAGCCCCATTCATCTCTATCCATCTTGGGGAGCCATAGGACTCACAGAGGCTTCAAGGAGCTACAGGCATGGTGTGCGCTGTGCAGAACGGCTGAACTCACTGGGGGCTCCAGATCTACAGACCATGACTGCCGATCTCCAGCCTGATATGGGAGGAAGACTTGCTGCTTGTTCTGTGTCCTCCAGGGAGAGTCTAGAAAAGTAGGAAGACTTCCTCCAAACACAGTCCTTCCACAAAGGAGGTTGGCTCTGAACCCCACACTCCAGCTTTATTGTCCTTGGTCTTAGTTTAAATACCCCAATGTAGGAAAGCAGAGTGTAAATTTTTCTGAAGCTATTCCTTAGCAAGTTCTCAACTCATTTTAGTCTATCCGTTCAGGTTTGAACAACATGGACTAAACTGATACTTTTCCAAGTTAATGATAGTGAAAGTATCAGGTTCATTAGGAACGGAGCAGAAAGTGCAGAGAGGAAAGAGACGTGCCTCTCAAGGGCTCCCATTTGTCACCTTAGACTTGGGTCATAGGTCAGTTCTGTTCCTATAGTGTTTACCCAAGAAACAAAATCTGGCAGTGAGAAGTCAGGGCCAATAGAATCACATGAGGAAGCCGAGAGGCATCACTTATGAGGGAAATTTGGTCTGTGAAAACGTCATTGGAGAGTCTGGGAAATAGATGAATCAGAGGACAAAAACTGGCTTTTCAAAGTGGCTACAGTATAGGAGTAGCTGAACCTTGGCTGAGAAGAGAGTCACCATCCGTAAGCGAGTTTGTACAACAGGTGAGTTATCTGTTAAGGCTCATGGGCAGAAGTCAGTAAAGATGCCATCCTAGAGAATGCAGCTTACACCCAGAGATGCCAGACGATCGATCAGAAACCTATTCTAAAGGCAACCAATCCAATGGTATAGCAGGGTTTCTGGTTTCAAATGCAGATCTTTCTGTAATTCAGAATTGTAGACAATTATATATACAATttcacctggtggctcagatggtaaagaatctgcctgcaatgcagaagacctaggttcaatccttgggttgggaacatccgctggaggagggcatggcaactcactccagtatccctgcctggagaatctccaaggacagaggagcctggcaggctaccgtccatggggttgcaaagagtcggacacgacttagcgactaatcaCTGCACAGCACATATGATTCCACAGGTTCCCTTTGTATCTGACTTTTTCATGACAGGCCAACAATCTCTGCTGTATCCTACCAGAGTGGTTGTCCCAATCAATCACTACCTACAGAGGCAGTGGTGTGGACCACCAAGATCATTGGTTGTGAGTTAAGCATTTGGCACTGAATTATTGTGTAGTCTTGGGCAAGTCATATAACTACTCTGAGctctatttttcttattgtaaatAGAGATGCAAAGTGTGTGATAGAGaagtaataaaatgtaaaagtgtATAGCATTATATCTACAATAATAGCAATGCCTTCTACAATTGATCAAAGCAATTAACACTCACTTTGATGAATTGTATCTCTAGTCAGCATCTTCACCAGAGCCCAGTGCAAGGGTGAGATGGCCCAAGTATTCTTCTCCAGGTGACCGTCAGTGTCAGTGACTATGTCCGTACAAGCAGAGGGCGACACATAAGTGGTAAACAGAAGGTCAGGAGGGAGCCTTGTGCTCAAAGAGAATATATGACTGTTTGGGAAGGTCAGGCCAGGCAGATGGGGATAAAACAAAATCTAAGTGCCCAgataatgtgtgtgtatttctaaattttctttcttttttcaatgatctgtgattttgtttttaaacctaAGCCTATGATCAGATAATTTACAGATTTTGGGTAATTATATATCTCTTCTAGTTTAATCTTTCTAATGAGTAGTCAAAAGCACCTTTATCAATCACATATATACAGTAGTTCAACAGTTGTGTTACTGAAAAGCATCCTTGTTTGAAAGATAATCCAGAGTTATAACAGTCAAATTAGACCTTATGAAGAATTCACAAGCAAAGTTTGTAACATATTTTGTCTCAGTGAACTTAAAAGCACCTGATCTTAAAGATCATCTATAACAGTGGTGTTAAATGCTCTTTATTTGATGATAAACATAAACCACAATAAGATGTCTTTCATTAAATAGAAGGAAATTTTtacatagaaaattttaattaaattggcATGTGTGTACACTCTGTTGCTAAggcatgttggactctttgagaccccatggactgcagcccaccagtctcctctatccatgggatttctcaggcaagaatactggagtgggttgccatttcctattccagagattttcccaacccagggattgaacctgcatctcctgcatctcctgcattggcagaggattctttaccacaagccacctgggaagcccttaaattggcataatttaaaaaaacaaaaagataaagtgAACATTGTCAGTGTATCTTCAGCCCTTGCCTTGACAGGCTAACGCGAGCACAACTTGAAATCAGGTGAAGCTTGCTCTGTTCTATGAAACAGTGAAGGGATCTTCTCAATATTAAAGTATATTAATATAACCAATTATAGAAATCTGAATATAAAGTCAGTCTTCCATAGGGTTTGAGAAAGCATTCACCATTTCCCTGAAAAGCTTAACATTCCTCAATCAAGTTCAATCATCTCTtttagaaggggaaacagtgataATACTTGCTGAACCAGAACTACTAGCAAAATTCAAAAATCTGACCATATTCATCCAGCCATAGCTTGTCTGATTTATGCATTAGTCTCTTTTTTCAGATAAGCAATCaagttttccctttctcccttcttaaTGCCAACAGAGATCATTTTTGTTCTAGGGCTGTATTTCTTGGAATTCAGCAAGTACTCCATCAGCATCTCTCCCCTGGTGATGCCTTTGTTCTTGTGGCATctgtgtgaagtgaagtcgctcagtcgtgtgcgactctttgcaacctcatggactgtagcctaccaggctcctctgtctatgggattttccaggtaagagtactggagtgggttgccatttccttctccaggggatattcccaacccagggatcgaacctgggtctcctgcattgtaggcagacattttaccatctgagccacagaatCTGTGTAAGATAATGCAACAGGCTGAATTGTCTTTCACCCAGGCAAACCGTGGAGTTTGACCCAGTCTTATGCTTGCCTCCCTTCTTCTCAGTATGACACTGGGCACACTTCTGAAGAAAAATCTTCTTCCTTGATTCTCAACATCTCCCATATTTAAGCTGTTCTGTCTCCTTATGCGACCAAGAGGTTCCTGCTCACAAGCAGAACATCCTTCTCTCTGAGTGTCTGTATTGTCACCTTATCATAGATAAGAGTGTTTGTTTTGAGCGAACCTATAGctattatagggcttcccaggtggctcagtggtaaagaatctgcctgccaatgcacgagatgtgggttcaatccctgggtcaggaagagtactcagaggaagaaatggcaccccactccagcattcttgtctggaaaatcccatggacagaggaacctggtgggctataatccatataatcacgaagagctggacacaactgaacactcTCGGATGAACCATAGCTATTATCTGAGCCTTGcttttggctcagtggtaaagaatccacctgccagtgcaggagatatgagtttgatacctgagtcggtaagatctcctggagaaggaaatagtaacctattccagtattcttgcctggaaaattccatggacagaggaacctggtggttaCATTCTATGAGGTCCCCAAAgggtcatacatgacttagcaactaaacaacaatagctaTTATCTATGAAGGATGGTAAAGTTTTCAAGTTAGAGAAAGATAGTCTGAGCCCCAATTCTTTAATAATGTTAAAAATCTAGAGAATATCATAATTATTTCAGATCTTCCagaaatcctttctttctttctttctttttactactGGATCTGGAATGAAATGTTTGTCCATACCCAGAGTTGATTTGTTAAAGGGAGTTTGAAAGATACTTTTCTTCTCTATATACTTCTGTTATAAAGGAGGTAAGAGCTAATTCTTTCAAACAAAGGTCAACTGAGAATAAATAGTGTGAATGTGGTGGGTAAGAACCAGATGAGTTTTTCTGTCACTGACTCTGAGTTAGGTAGTGTTCACATGTGGGATGAGACAGTAGGATTACCCCCACATAATGCTGGCAAATACCAGCAAGGATGATATTCACAAAGTCCTCCCCTGGCCAGCAAGGCAACCTCAGTATGAGAAGTGGATATAACTTATATACTCGTGGTGTTTAAGTGGGGGTTCTGTCAGGACATTTTAAGAAATGGTTAATTGGTCAGTGACTCCATTGCTACTGAATAATGACCTTTATTTGTTAGTTTCTTCAGTCAGCATTGATTAAAGTCCTTTTTGTCACAAAGCACAGGTTCTAGGAATAGAGCACAGCTCAGGGATGATTTCATGAAATTTAACACTTAGGACAGGAATTGGAAAACTAGAGCCTGCACCAACTCCACTTTGCATCATGGTTTTGTGCATAAACTTTTGTTGGAGCACAGTCACACTCACAGGTTATATATCAACTACGGCTGCTTTCATGCTACTCAGCTAAGCTGATTAGTTGTAACAGAGATTGTATGGCCCAGAAAGCCTACAATATTGATGATCTGAccttttacagaaaagtttgctGATCCTACAACTAGGAAGAGCCATACACTAAATTCCTTATGCAATCAGTACACAGTTGGTCAGTCAGATACCTTTGAGTCAAATCCTCATAGTAATTTTCTTAGAGTCAAAGCTAACTCAGTGTCACTAAATAAACTGCTTAGGGCCTTTAAGCCAGAGTTTTCCAAACTGACTTCCTACCCTGAAAAGTGGCCCATGTATtgtattgttgctattgtttgaATTTTGATGTAGGAGGCCACAGCATGGagcctgtttttttaaatagaactCTGCCTGTCTCATCTGGATGTCTGCCTGTGTGTATATCTGAATATTTctgcagaagaagaaaaggagatccTCATGTAAAATACAAATACACTGACTCTGAATACCCACAACACTGGTCAGTCCAAGTGTGTATATAGTCCAGAGAAAGACAGGGCACAGGGGGTCGAGGCCTGACTCAACCTCTAACCAGCCGGTGCCCTTGGCTAGTATGCTTGCTCCATCTCCCAGAGACCAGCCCTGTCCTGGGAGAGGGCAGAGGGAAAGTATAGGCCAACCTTCCTCCTGGGGCCTAAGGAGATGCTGGGGTCCTTAGCTTTGGGAGTCTAGAACCGAACAGCAGGGAGACAGTGGGATCCTCTACAGAGTCATCCCCTGCAGAGTCGTCCCCTGCATAGTCATCCCATTTGAAGAAACAGGAGCTCTTTTCTGGTAGGAAGAGCAAGGGCAGATCACTGCTCCCCACATCCACAGAGCCTGGGTCCCCAGGAATGGGTTCATTGGTGAGATGTAGTGAATCAACTGCTTCCCTGaggcagggcttcccaagtgtgATGGAGGGATCTACGAGAAAGGTTAAGTGAATCGGTTGTTGGTTATAAATAGAACAGAGGGAAAGAAGTACTATGACATTATTTTCCAAGATAGTTTTCCTTCAGCAGATTCTACTTtcgaaatttataaaatattgtacTTGCAACTAGTATGTTCTGACCCTATTTTCAAGGACATAAATATGAGTGAAAATTAAGGTTAGCAATGTATTatattacaaaattttatatattaaaatagctGAATTCATTGTAGCTTACCATTAAGCCCAGTTGCCCTATATTCAATTCTTCCATCGAAAGgattatcaataataataataatttacttTAAAGCGATCACCTGCAGAGACTAGATCACCTTCCCAATGGAGAAACACTAACCATCCTGTGATGTTGACTTCAGGGAACAGCTCTTCTGATCCGGTGTCCTTCATCCTGCTTGGGATCCCAGGATTGGAGAATTCCCAGTTTTGGGCTGCCTTTCCATTCTGTGCCATGTATGTTGTGGCTCTAGTCGGCAATATCACTCTCCTTCATGTAATCCGAACTGATCCCACCTTGCACGAGCCCATGTACCTCTTTCTGGCCATGCTGGCTACCACTGACCTGGTCCTCTCCACTTCCACACAACCTAAAATGCTGGCCATATTCTGGTTCCATGATCATGAGATTGAATACCATGCCTGCCTCATCCAGTTGTTCTTCATCCATGTCTTTTCTTCTGTGGAGTCCGGGTTGCTCATGGCTATGGCCTTGGACCGCTACGTGGCTATCTGCTTCCCACTGCATCACTCTAGTATCCTGACCCCATCTGTCGTGGGTAAACTGGGGGCAGGTGTGATGATGAGAGGGCTGCTGTGGGTGAGTCCTTTCTGCTTCATGGTGTCCAGGATGCGCTTCTGCCCTAATTGGATCATCCCCCAGTCATACTGTGAGCACATGGCTGTGCTGAAGTTGGTGTGTGCTGACACTAGAGTTAATCGTGCATATGGACTTTTTGTGGCCTTCTTTGTGGTTGGCTTTGATATTAT is a window of Cervus canadensis isolate Bull #8, Minnesota chromosome 11, ASM1932006v1, whole genome shotgun sequence DNA encoding:
- the LOC122449312 gene encoding olfactory receptor 52R1-like; amino-acid sequence: MLTSGNSSSDPVSFILLGIPGLENSQFWAAFPFCAMYVVALVGNITLLHVIRTDPTLHEPMYLFLAMLATTDLVLSTSTQPKMLAIFWFHDHEIEYHACLIQLFFIHVFSSVESGLLMAMALDRYVAICFPLHHSSILTPSVVGKLGAGVMMRGLLWVSPFCFMVSRMRFCPNWIIPQSYCEHMAVLKLVCADTRVNRAYGLFVAFFVVGFDIIVISVSYVIILRTVLGLPSGEARLKAFGTCASHICVILALYIPALFTFLTHRFGHNVPLVVHVMFAILYLLVPPMLNPIIYGVRTKQIRDRVIQGCCRNDSQLKA